A genomic region of Aeropyrum pernix K1 contains the following coding sequences:
- a CDS encoding XdhC family protein codes for MGGGFRFDEESLREFVDMVRGLMEEEREFVIATVVSVKGSAAARVGSKGVILPDGTVRGWLGGWCSENALLTVALSALKEGRPKLVKLVMSGETLKQVSEDVIEVGTPCGGEVLVYLEPAYPKPHIPIFGNNEVTKALSRLAQLLGFKVTVIDPSAGPEDYPGAKVLASLEDGGVRLDRHTYPVLATMGRTDVDVEVLLRILDKPVARVFLVASVNRAEEVLRRLARKGVPPDLLEKIESPAGIDLGAATPEELALSVLAGIVAARRGGSGRPMREARGDPVAKVVKELRRRAEATPS; via the coding sequence GTGGGAGGGGGCTTCAGGTTCGACGAGGAGAGTCTTAGAGAGTTCGTCGACATGGTCAGGGGGCTTATGGAGGAGGAGAGGGAGTTCGTCATAGCCACTGTCGTGAGCGTTAAGGGCTCAGCAGCCGCCAGGGTGGGCTCTAAGGGCGTCATACTCCCCGACGGGACTGTCAGGGGGTGGCTGGGCGGGTGGTGCAGCGAGAACGCGCTGCTCACAGTCGCCCTTTCAGCCCTGAAGGAGGGCAGGCCCAAGCTGGTGAAGCTGGTCATGTCGGGGGAGACCCTTAAGCAGGTCTCCGAGGACGTTATAGAAGTGGGTACACCCTGCGGCGGCGAGGTGCTCGTCTACTTGGAGCCCGCCTACCCCAAGCCCCACATACCCATATTCGGCAATAACGAGGTGACGAAAGCCCTCTCCAGGCTGGCGCAGCTCCTCGGCTTCAAGGTCACGGTTATCGACCCCTCGGCAGGGCCGGAGGACTATCCGGGAGCCAAGGTGCTTGCCTCCCTAGAGGACGGGGGGGTCAGGCTTGACCGCCACACCTACCCGGTCCTCGCCACCATGGGGAGGACGGATGTCGACGTCGAAGTACTGCTCAGGATTCTCGACAAGCCGGTTGCCAGAGTCTTCCTGGTAGCCAGCGTTAACAGGGCTGAGGAGGTCCTCAGGAGACTTGCAAGGAAGGGCGTGCCCCCAGACCTCCTGGAGAAGATTGAGAGCCCCGCCGGCATAGACCTGGGCGCAGCGACCCCTGAGGAGCTGGCTCTCAGCGTTCTCGCAGGCATAGTAGCGGCGAGGAGGGGCGGGAGCGGCAGGCCGATGAGGGAGGCCAGGGGAGACCCTGTGGCCAAGGTTGTCAAGGAGCTCAGGAGGAGGGCAGAGGCTACCCCCTCTTAA
- a CDS encoding iron-sulfur cluster assembly protein — protein MVSKSDIVRALEAVRDPELDIPITELGLIDSITTGSGEVVEVTIRMPTYWCSPNFTYMIVEDARKALEKLVGPARVKVFLKDHHDGERITKCVNSGLRFEECYPEEAGEGLEGLRARMREKAFLARLHGLIRILLRKGLTLGELERLRLEDLEVSQGSVTIRGAKRITLESMEADRIVEYIGMLREAGVTRGPLLRRNLRGEPLGKEKMELLFSRARLTASTLSFNAELCKLLMNTRKLSSTPRGKIRGRAIAPDPAQHPDYPGYETAGQEAPEDQASP, from the coding sequence TTGGTTTCGAAGAGCGATATTGTCAGGGCCTTAGAGGCTGTTAGGGATCCTGAGCTAGACATCCCCATAACCGAGCTGGGTCTGATTGACTCGATCACCACCGGCAGCGGGGAGGTCGTTGAAGTGACTATAAGGATGCCCACGTATTGGTGCTCCCCGAACTTCACCTACATGATCGTTGAAGACGCTAGAAAGGCTTTGGAAAAGCTGGTAGGTCCTGCTAGGGTTAAGGTGTTTCTTAAAGATCACCACGATGGGGAGAGGATCACGAAATGCGTTAACTCCGGGCTAAGATTTGAGGAGTGCTATCCGGAGGAGGCTGGAGAGGGGTTAGAAGGGTTAAGGGCTAGGATGAGGGAGAAGGCGTTCCTAGCCAGGCTACACGGGCTAATCAGGATCCTGTTAAGGAAGGGTCTGACCCTCGGGGAACTTGAGAGGCTGAGACTAGAGGACCTAGAGGTTTCCCAGGGGTCAGTGACTATTCGGGGGGCGAAGCGTATCACACTTGAGTCCATGGAAGCTGACCGCATAGTAGAGTATATCGGGATGCTAAGGGAAGCCGGAGTGACTCGAGGCCCTCTCTTAAGACGGAACTTAAGAGGCGAGCCCTTAGGAAAGGAAAAGATGGAACTACTCTTTAGTAGGGCGAGACTCACAGCAAGCACCCTATCCTTCAATGCCGAGCTATGTAAGCTATTGATGAATACCCGTAAACTCTCTTCTACTCCTCGAGGAAAAATTAGAGGTCGAGCTATTGCTCCAGACCCTGCTCAGCACCCTGACTATCCTGGGTATGAGACAGCAGGGCAAGAAGCTCCCGAGGATCAGGCTTCTCCCTAG
- a CDS encoding DNA polymerase domain-containing protein — protein sequence MGERLILDAEPLGGRLLQLTVASPGGGLEALNVEAAARAYLLPINTDASTLARGVEAEGVEAWVEDWLSPPRYDRLVEVVVVEGGWRGVGRVASALEARGVARRVNRYPGPLVEVLWRLGLRPGCLLGRVCGPLDDYGVLSLAVVEAYSWHGPISSPLEKPGRFRVVCGGWEEAVGGVDGALDVLRGCRPHVVVARSPVRLILEGSSRFREYLWFEPDRNLVGPRGLIVWMRISWLPYTMAHGAPIGRVLTAAEAREAYRRRYLLDERAPRHERFRSLRSLVESDMPGAARLPEPGVYWGVVQLDYSSLYPRLIAMYNISAETVDTPCGNTLDPAPGYGGHRVCMDRRGLVPEVLGRLVDLREEARRRGAGEEQEAIKWILVSGFGYLGFRNSLFGSIAAYETVTAAARRALAAAEEAAVEMGYRVIHSLVDSVFIQPVEPRGPPGEVAREIERRTGVPVKIEAEYKWLYIPPTLRGHGAVNKYYGALESGGVKLKGIAAVRRDTPEIVREAQASAIARLAEARHPGEWPGAVERAWKVVDGYMRLLREGEPPVEKLVIEKRVDPGSSRNTPWRRAWLKSPVQTPTVKYVVAGGGRPHPVWLGPPGSIDRQYYMKLLERAAGELPKPVPQHHT from the coding sequence GTGGGGGAGAGGCTCATACTTGACGCCGAGCCCCTCGGCGGCAGGCTGCTCCAGCTAACAGTAGCATCGCCGGGCGGGGGGCTCGAGGCCCTGAATGTCGAGGCGGCGGCCCGCGCCTACCTACTCCCCATCAACACGGATGCCAGCACCCTGGCCCGGGGCGTGGAGGCGGAGGGTGTGGAGGCCTGGGTGGAGGACTGGCTGTCTCCCCCCAGGTATGACAGGCTGGTGGAGGTCGTTGTTGTGGAGGGCGGGTGGAGAGGGGTTGGGCGTGTGGCCTCGGCCCTCGAGGCCCGGGGCGTTGCTAGGAGGGTTAACAGGTATCCAGGCCCCCTGGTGGAGGTCCTCTGGCGCCTGGGCCTCCGCCCCGGCTGCCTCCTGGGCAGGGTGTGCGGCCCCCTCGATGATTATGGGGTCCTGTCTTTGGCTGTGGTGGAGGCCTACTCCTGGCACGGCCCCATATCCAGCCCCCTGGAGAAGCCTGGGCGGTTCAGGGTAGTGTGTGGAGGCTGGGAGGAGGCGGTGGGTGGTGTTGACGGGGCTTTGGATGTGCTCAGGGGCTGTAGGCCCCATGTAGTAGTTGCCAGGAGCCCGGTGAGGCTGATTCTTGAGGGTTCCTCCCGGTTCCGTGAGTACCTGTGGTTCGAGCCCGACAGGAACCTGGTGGGGCCTCGGGGCCTCATAGTGTGGATGAGGATATCCTGGCTGCCCTACACAATGGCCCATGGAGCCCCTATAGGCAGGGTGCTGACCGCGGCTGAGGCTAGGGAGGCTTATAGGAGGAGGTACCTCCTGGACGAGCGTGCGCCCCGGCACGAGAGGTTCAGGAGCCTCAGGAGCCTTGTGGAGTCTGACATGCCGGGGGCTGCTAGGCTGCCCGAGCCCGGTGTTTACTGGGGGGTTGTACAGCTGGACTACTCCAGCCTCTACCCCAGGCTCATAGCGATGTACAACATAAGCGCTGAGACTGTCGACACGCCGTGCGGGAACACCCTAGACCCCGCGCCCGGCTACGGGGGCCACAGGGTGTGTATGGATAGGAGGGGGCTGGTGCCCGAGGTCCTCGGCAGGCTGGTGGACCTCAGGGAGGAGGCGAGGAGGCGGGGGGCCGGGGAGGAGCAGGAGGCTATAAAGTGGATACTGGTCTCGGGCTTCGGCTACCTCGGCTTCAGGAACAGCCTCTTCGGCAGCATAGCAGCCTACGAGACGGTGACGGCCGCCGCCAGGAGGGCCCTGGCCGCCGCCGAGGAGGCGGCTGTGGAGATGGGGTACAGGGTTATCCACTCCCTCGTCGACTCCGTCTTCATACAGCCCGTCGAGCCCCGCGGCCCCCCGGGGGAGGTGGCAAGGGAGATCGAGAGGAGGACCGGTGTTCCGGTGAAGATAGAGGCGGAGTACAAGTGGCTCTACATACCCCCGACCCTGAGGGGCCACGGCGCGGTAAACAAGTACTACGGGGCCCTCGAGAGCGGGGGTGTGAAGCTGAAGGGGATAGCGGCCGTCAGGCGGGACACGCCGGAGATAGTGAGGGAGGCACAGGCCTCCGCGATAGCGAGGCTGGCGGAGGCCAGGCACCCCGGGGAGTGGCCTGGGGCGGTGGAGAGGGCTTGGAAGGTGGTAGATGGGTATATGAGGCTGCTCAGGGAGGGGGAGCCGCCGGTCGAGAAGCTTGTCATAGAGAAGAGGGTGGACCCGGGCTCCTCTAGAAACACTCCCTGGAGGAGGGCGTGGCTCAAAAGCCCCGTTCAGACGCCAACGGTGAAATACGTTGTAGCGGGTGGAGGGAGGCCGCACCCAGTATGGCTAGGGCCTCCTGGGAGCATAGACAGGCAGTACTATATGAAGCTCCTCGAAAGGGCGGCGGGGGAGCTTCCCAAGCCCGTGCCCCAGCACCATACATAA
- a CDS encoding NAD(P)-dependent alcohol dehydrogenase, producing MERLKAARLHEYNKPLRIEDVDYPRLEGRFDVIVRIAGAGVCHTDLHLVQGMWHELLQPKLPYTLGHENVGYIEEVAEGVEGLEKGDPVILHPAVTDGTCLACRAGEDMHCENLEFPGLNIDGGFAEFMRTSHRSVIKLPKDISREKLVEMAPLADAGITAYRAVKKAARTLYPGAYVAIVGVGGLGHIAVQLLKVMTPATVIALDVKEEKLKLAERLGADHVVDARRDPVKQVMELTRGRGVNVAMDFVGSQATVDYTPYLLGRMGRLIIVGYGGELRFPTIRVISSEVSFEGSLVGNYVELHELVTLALQGKVRVEVDIHKLDEINDVLERLEKGEVLGRAVLIP from the coding sequence GTGGAGCGTTTGAAAGCTGCCAGGCTCCACGAGTATAACAAGCCGTTGAGGATAGAGGATGTCGACTATCCGAGGCTAGAAGGTAGATTTGACGTTATTGTAAGGATTGCAGGCGCTGGCGTATGCCATACGGACCTCCACCTTGTCCAGGGAATGTGGCATGAGCTATTGCAGCCTAAGCTACCCTACACTTTAGGCCATGAGAACGTCGGGTATATTGAAGAAGTTGCCGAAGGAGTGGAAGGCTTAGAGAAGGGGGACCCGGTAATTCTTCACCCGGCGGTCACAGATGGAACCTGTCTAGCCTGTAGAGCTGGTGAGGATATGCACTGCGAGAACCTAGAGTTCCCAGGACTTAATATCGATGGTGGATTTGCAGAGTTCATGAGGACCTCGCACAGGTCTGTGATAAAGCTGCCTAAGGATATTAGCAGGGAGAAACTTGTTGAAATGGCCCCTCTAGCGGACGCTGGGATAACGGCTTATAGGGCTGTTAAGAAGGCCGCCCGAACCCTCTATCCCGGCGCATACGTCGCTATAGTGGGCGTGGGAGGATTAGGTCATATTGCAGTTCAGCTACTTAAAGTTATGACACCCGCGACGGTGATAGCACTGGACGTTAAGGAAGAAAAACTAAAGCTGGCCGAGAGGCTTGGAGCGGATCACGTGGTTGACGCTAGACGAGACCCTGTAAAGCAGGTCATGGAGCTTACCAGGGGGAGAGGAGTTAACGTTGCAATGGACTTCGTAGGCTCTCAGGCTACAGTCGATTATACACCATACCTGCTAGGGAGGATGGGGAGGCTTATCATCGTAGGCTATGGGGGTGAGCTTAGATTCCCCACGATCAGGGTGATATCCTCTGAGGTATCCTTTGAAGGAAGCCTAGTAGGAAACTATGTAGAGCTCCATGAGCTAGTCACGTTAGCCCTTCAGGGTAAGGTCAGGGTAGAGGTTGATATCCACAAGCTAGATGAAATAAACGATGTGCTTGAGAGGCTAGAGAAAGGTGAAGTTCTAGGCAGGGCAGTCCTGATACCCTAA
- a CDS encoding amidohydrolase family protein, whose protein sequence is MIIVETPDGKRHEILVIDYHTHIWRGERDNWLRPNLAKGWMDCFYDYHKSLSPDEYVWDYEEFLYYGSDKFIKDVFVDGGVDIALSQPAYLQFFFREPFGNTNEFGTMALKYPYRFIIGTRWDPREGEEGKRQLEEDVRKYRVKPWQMRHVKLYTAEWKEVNGGISRGWRLDSPQAFEFLEFNRELGIDIQVPHKGPTVWPLSKDAFDVHDVDTAASSFPELRFVVTHVGLPRIDDFSWIGVQDKNVYAGLAVATAFIRKRPKYFAEIMAELLFWLGPDRIIFGSDYAIWHPKWIIEDFIKFELPRDLESEYGVELTLENKKKILGENAARLWGIDVEEAKKAVREDQIASRYGAKPRVFKVEG, encoded by the coding sequence ATTATCATAGTTGAAACACCCGATGGAAAAAGACATGAGATCCTAGTTATAGACTATCATACCCACATATGGAGAGGTGAGAGAGATAACTGGCTAAGGCCAAACCTGGCTAAGGGCTGGATGGACTGCTTCTACGACTATCACAAGTCCTTAAGCCCCGACGAGTATGTTTGGGACTACGAAGAATTCCTCTACTACGGATCCGATAAGTTCATTAAAGATGTTTTCGTCGATGGAGGAGTCGATATAGCGCTTTCGCAGCCAGCATATCTCCAGTTTTTCTTCAGAGAACCATTCGGCAACACTAACGAGTTCGGGACTATGGCTCTAAAGTATCCCTACAGGTTCATCATAGGTACAAGATGGGATCCTAGGGAAGGAGAAGAGGGTAAGAGGCAGTTGGAGGAGGATGTTAGGAAGTATAGGGTTAAGCCGTGGCAGATGAGACATGTTAAGCTCTATACTGCTGAGTGGAAAGAGGTTAATGGCGGTATTAGCAGGGGTTGGAGGCTTGATAGCCCGCAAGCTTTCGAATTCCTCGAGTTCAATAGGGAGCTCGGTATAGATATACAAGTCCCCCATAAAGGCCCTACGGTATGGCCTCTAAGTAAGGACGCATTTGATGTACACGACGTAGACACGGCAGCATCCTCGTTCCCTGAGCTAAGGTTCGTAGTCACCCACGTAGGACTTCCAAGGATAGATGATTTTTCATGGATAGGAGTCCAGGATAAAAATGTGTATGCAGGCCTAGCAGTGGCCACAGCGTTTATCAGGAAGAGGCCAAAATACTTTGCAGAGATAATGGCCGAGCTACTCTTCTGGCTGGGGCCAGACAGGATAATCTTCGGGAGCGACTACGCAATCTGGCATCCCAAATGGATTATCGAGGACTTCATAAAGTTCGAGCTACCCAGGGATTTAGAGAGCGAATATGGTGTCGAACTCACACTTGAGAATAAGAAGAAGATTCTAGGCGAGAACGCCGCCAGACTATGGGGTATTGACGTGGAGGAGGCTAAGAAGGCTGTGAGGGAGGATCAGATAGCGAGTAGATATGGCGCCAAACCTCGAGTCTTTAAGGTTGAGGGCTAA
- a CDS encoding CoxG family protein codes for MKVRYEGSFEVSKTPEEVFEFLTDPKRFSRAFPGFKSVEVEDGSFTIELRLSLGPLRGDARVRASFEDLEKPSKATVKGSGRGAGSTLDFTLRFAVEPSGGGSRVSWVFEGNVGGLAASMGGRVLDSLARRMINDVISGVKRELGEA; via the coding sequence TTGAAGGTTAGGTATGAGGGCTCATTCGAAGTGTCCAAGACTCCTGAGGAGGTCTTCGAGTTCCTCACAGACCCCAAGAGGTTTTCACGCGCATTCCCGGGCTTCAAGTCTGTGGAGGTGGAGGACGGATCCTTCACCATAGAGCTGAGGCTGAGCCTGGGGCCGCTACGCGGGGATGCTAGGGTTAGAGCCTCGTTCGAGGACCTGGAGAAGCCTAGCAAGGCTACCGTGAAGGGCTCGGGCAGGGGTGCGGGCAGCACTCTGGACTTCACCTTGAGATTCGCAGTAGAGCCCTCGGGAGGGGGTAGTAGGGTTAGCTGGGTTTTCGAGGGCAATGTAGGGGGGCTCGCGGCAAGCATGGGGGGCAGGGTGCTCGACAGCCTTGCCAGGAGGATGATAAACGACGTTATATCTGGGGTGAAGAGGGAGCTGGGGGAAGCCTAA